One genomic region from Ptychodera flava strain L36383 chromosome 14, AS_Pfla_20210202, whole genome shotgun sequence encodes:
- the LOC139149865 gene encoding alpha-tocopherol transfer protein-like codes for MPFKESDTPYVCTLSEELQDIAKRELNEDPATRSGYIQTLRALTNTRADIKFRRDDAFLLRFLRAKKFDVKRAFQQLCRYYEVRREYREVFDELRPSKIQHVWDMGMDVALPDRDSEGRRILIFRPGKWNPDVCPAVDSMKATVITVERLLEEEETQINGVVFIGDFIDYSMKQAVHIGPYFARMNTSILQNAMPMRIKGFHFINTPTIFEAGMALWRPLMSEKMRQRMHLHGDEYGTLHKHIPSAVLPTDCGGTSSQLDTRCREWMEKLLEFEDKFVFNNETFGPPKKENTLGGTSQGADPNMGLVGSFKKLDV; via the exons ATGCCGTTCAAAGAGAGCGACACGCCGTACGTATGCACCCTCAGCGAAGAGCTGCAAGACATAGCCAAGAGGGAGCTGAACGAGGACCCAGCCACCCGATCGGGGTACATCCAGACCCTGCGGGCCCTGACCAACACCCGAGCGGACATCAAGTTCCGAAGAGACGATGCGTTCCTGCTGAGGTTTCTGAGGGCCAAGAAATTCGACGTGAAGAGGGCGTTTCAACAGCTGTGTCGGTACTACGAAGTACGCAGGGAATACCGTGAGGTTTTCGACGAACTGCGACCGTCGAAGATCCAGCATGTATGGGACATGGGCATGGATGTGGCGTTACCTGATAGGGACAGTGAAGGCCGGCGGATCCTTATATTCAGACCAG GCAAATGGAACCCTGACGTGTGCCCGGCAGTTGACAGCATGAAGGCGACTGTCATCACCGTTGAACGGTTGCTGGAAGAGGAGGAGACCCAAATCAACGGCGTCGTTTTCATCGGCGACTTCATCGACTATAGCATGAAGCAAGCAGTGCACATAGGGCCCTACTTTGCCAGAATGAACACGTCAATTTTACAG AATGCAATGCCGATGCGGATCAAGGGCTTCCACTTCATAAACACTCCTACCATCTTTGAAGCTGGCATGGCACTGTGGAGGCCTCTCATGAGCGAGAAGATGCGCCAGCGA ATGCATCTCCATGGCGACGAGTACGGCACGCTGCACAAGCACATTCCGTCCGCGGTATTGCCGACCGACTGTGGCGGGACGTCGTCACAGCTGGACACGCGTTGCAGAGAGTGGATGGAGAAGCTGTTAGAGTTCGAGGACAAGTTTGTCTTCAACAACGAAACCTTCGGACCGCCGAAAAAGGAAAACACCCTGGGTGGTACTTCCCAGGGCGCCGATCCCAACATGGGCCTCGTCGGTAGTTTTAAGAAGTTAGATGTTTAA
- the LOC139149863 gene encoding equilibrative nucleoside transporter 1-like, with the protein MVVKRQGNGYDYHGDTKPDNSKLAPLAAEEMFELQDIGSELDRAFPPTTTLPTTTPNGSVPNGSVPHHPHSNGHLPTMPEKDESNEVTEVSVLIKSPEDTQSTTGPVDKWKLVYWIFALHGLGTLLPWNMFITAEAYFTEHKFGNVSDSAEYKDKFLSYLGIAAFVPTLCFVTVTLFIQHRTMTKSRIGYSILLMILLFALTVGLAIIDSSSWPGIFYGVTMGTVVAFNGASAVYQSSLFGFAGRLPVKYTQGVLAGQGLGGTFVSLVSILSITVASSLKAAAIGYFSCALAVLIICYATFVLMNKLPYVKFYLHQSHEDEDEPDDKKGEGPPKRRVPAAPPFLKIFWKIKWQLFNIWMVFFVTLAIFPAVLVQVEPSGEVSEFKFKYFTPLTCFLLFNMCDFVGSIFPVWFQWPRSRYLWIATTSRLIFFPIFLFSNYRPYARTLPVLINNDIVYVILVMAFSLSSGYLKSLPMMAAPKLVDPEYSATAGAMMALFLIIGIFSGLNFSLVFPALVSI; encoded by the exons ATGGTCGTGAAGAGGCAAGGGAATGGATATGACTATCATGGTGACACAAAGCCCGACAACTCGAAACTGGCTCCGCTGGCGGCGGAGGAAATGTTTGAGCTGCAAGACATTGGATCTGAACTCGACCGAGCGTTTCCACCGACGACGACGCTGCCGACAACAACTCCTAACGGCTCAGTTCCGAACGGTTCTGTGCCGCACCACCCGCATTCAAACGGACATTTACCGACAATGCCAGAAAAGGACGAGTCAAATGAAGTTACAGAAGTCAGTGTGCTTATCAAATCTCCGGAAGACACCCAGTCAACAACTGGTCCAGTTGACAA GTGGAAACTTGTGTACTGGATATTTGCCCTACACGGCCTGGGAACACTGTTACCATGGAATATGTTCATAACAGCAGAAGCG TACTTCACAGAACACAAGTTTGGCAATGTCAGCGACAGCGCAGAGTACAAGGACAAGTTTCTCAGCTACCTTGGCATTGCGGCTTTTGTACCCACTCTTTGTTTCGTGACAGTGACTCTCTTTATTCAGCACAG GACCATGACCAAGTCAAGAATAGGCTACAGTATTCTGTTGATGATTTTACTGTTTGCCCTTACTGTCGGGCTTGCCATCATAGACTCATCATCAT GGCCGGGCATTTTTTACGGAGTAACAATGGGAACCGTGGTGGCATTTAATG GTGCTTCAGCGGTCTATCAGTCAAGCTTGTTTGGCTTTGCTGGAAGGCTGCCAGTGAAATATACACAGGGTGTACTTGCTGGCCAG GGACTTGGGGGAACATTTGTGTCACTGGTGTCAATCCTGTCTATCACAG TTGCATCATCTCTCAAGGCGGCTGCCATTGGATACTTTTCCTGTGCCTTAGCTGTCCTGATCATATGCTATGCAACATTTGTTTTAATGAACAAACTG CCGTATGTCAAGTTTTACTTGCACCAGTCACACGAAGATGAAGACGAACCAGATGACAAGAAAGGAGAGGGACCACCCAAACGTCGGGTCCCGGCAGCACCCCCTTTCCTGAAGATCTTTTGGAAG ATCAAGTGGCAGCTGTTCAATATCTGGATGGTTTTCTTTGTCACGTTGGCAATTTTCCCAGCTGTATTGGTCCAGGTAGAGCCAAGTGGGGAGGtatcagaattcaaat ttaaatATTTCACTCCCCTGACCTGTTTCCTGCTCTTTAATATGTGTGACTTTGTTGGTAGCATATTTCCTGTGTGGTTTCAGTGG CCAAGGTCAAGGTATCTTTGGATAGCGACTACAAGTCGCCTCATCTTCTTCCCAATCTTCCTCTTTAGCAACTACAGGCCCTATGCAAGGACCTTACCAGTACTTATAAATAACGACATCGTCTACGTCATCCtggtcatggccttttcattgtcTTCTGGCTACCTGAAAAGTCTGCCCATGATGGCTGCACCAAA GTTGGTTGATCCGGAGTACTCTGCAACAGCTGGAGCCATGATGGCACTCTTCCTCATTATAGGAATATTCAGCGGGCTCAACTTCTCTCTGGTATTCCCTGCTCTTGTTTCCATCTGA